The Bartonella australis AUST/NH1 genome contains the following window.
CGGAGAAATAAGCACCTTAGAAATATTCCGGCGATCTATTTCAGTCACTTTAAAGCACAAACCTTCGGCTTCAAAACTTTCACCCTCATTTGGTAAATGACCAAAATGCCAAAGCATAAATCCTGCTAGCGTAGTATAACGATCTGCTTCATCAACGAGATTACGGTCGAGATAACCACTTAAACGACGAATATCTGCATATCCCTCAACCAGAAGGCTTCCATCTTCAAACTGTTCCGCTACCACAGATTCTTCGTCACCATCAGGAAAATCACCAGCAATAGCCTCAAGAATATCCGTCGGCGTTGCGATACCTTCAAAGGATCCATGTTCATCAACGACAACCGCAAGTTGGATTGAAGAATGCCGTAATCGCTCCATTAATCGCAAAACGCTTGTATTTTCATGAACGACGAGTGGTTCCCGCATAGCTTCCTGCCAATTAACCCTGTTACCCTCAGCCAAATTTAAAAGAAGATCTTTAGTTAAAGCAACACCGACAAATTCATCTACTTTTTCGTACGCGAGGATCAAACGACTATGTTTAACCTTCTGCAATTCTTTACGCATTTCATCATCGCCGCCTTTTACATCCAGCCATTCAATTTCGTTACGTGGTGACATAATAGATCGTACGGGGCGATCAGCTAGGTCAAGAACGCCGCGAATCATTTCTTTTTCTTCCGGCCGAAAAAGCTCTGAAGCGGCTGCTTGTTCAGCAATAACATCTACAGTTTCACCAAGATTTCCATCTTTTTTTCCACCCCCTAAGAGCCTCAGTACAGCATCAGCTGTCCGCCCACGTAGATCATTTGTTGTAATCAATTTTTCACGGTTACGGCGGCCAATTTGATTAAAGACTTCAATAAGAACTGAAAAACCAATAGCCGCATACAAATAACCTTTTGGAATGTGAAAACCGAACCCTTCAACAATCAGAGCAAAACCAATCATCATCAAAAAACCGAGACAAAGAATAACGATAGTGGGGTGGCGACTAATAAAACGCATAAAAATGCCAGATCCCCACATCATCGCACCCATAGCGACGACAACTGCTATATACATGACCATTGCATGATCTTTGGTAATCATACCTGTCGCAGTGATGATACTATCAAGAGAAAACACTGCATCAAGCACCACAATCTGAATGATAACTTGCCAAAAAACAGCGTAAATAACGCCTGTTTCTTTCTCATGCTTCGTCCCTTCTAGCCTTTCATGCAGCTCTAATGTCCCCTTTGCTAATAAAAAAGCGCCACCACTAATCAAAATGAGACTATGCCAACTGAACGCGAAGGACGCGACAGAAAGAATCGCTTTATCAAGACTCATTACCCATCCAACAATTGTGAGAAGAAAAAGCCGCATAACTAAGGCTAAAGTTAAACCGACTAAACGTGCGCGATCGCGCAGACGCGATGGCAATTTTTCCGCTAAAATTGCAATAAAAACGAGGTTATCTATCCCCAAAACAATTTCAAGGAAAATTAATGTAACTAAGCCAACCCAAGCATAAGGGTCGGCGATCCATCCCATCATAGTTCACCCTTAAAGAGTATCTTTAAAAGCTTGAATGCACGTTGCTGATGAAACAAATTCATGAACTTTCATTCACACCATTGACTAACAGCATTGAACGTAAATGAGCTGCGTTCAAAAGAAGACAATCGCGAGGCACTGCCCAAACTTATATGATTATTGATAAAATTCATAAATGAAACACACACCTCAGCCGCTGAATACGACGATAAGGTTCTTCTGAATTATGCCCGGGCATTACGCTCGATGATCCTCCAGCCGTAGTTCTGCGTAACAATTCAGAACATTTTGTTCACAAGGGTCCCTTATAATGGATCTATTTTTATATAAGATCAAGGGGGTATCACATTTTTTAATTAGATGCGCCTTTTTTAACTTTACGCATTGTACCGGTTTAGCTACAGACTTTATTGATATAATACAAAAAAAATGAAACTACCTAGACATACCCTCTTAGGAGCGTTATAGAAACGCCCGTCCTTATTTTTCGAGAAATCGTGGGTGATTAGCTCAGTCGGTAGAGCAGCTGACTCTTAATCAGCGGGTCGTGGGTTCGATCCCCTCATCACCCACCATTCGCCCCCGTATTTCATTATTGGGTTTTGTGTGATTTTCAATATGCATTGTGTTATTCGTCAAAAGGTTTCGCAGCAATTTATTTTTTTAAAGGGGCTTAAAGGGAATTTCAAAGACATCCAAAAAGTTGTTTGAAAGCTTACGATTTTTTCCGCAAAAACTTATCTTTTTCGTGATTCTGGTACGACAAAAACAATAATTTTTTTCTCTGCACTCGGACCACTTTACGTGCAGACTATACAGAGAGTATCATTTTTAGGAATCATTTTTCCCTTGTCTGGTTCTTCCAGTGTGACTTCTGTAGTATAATTGTTTGATTTATCATAGCGGTGGATAACTGTGAAAGCTTTGCGTAGGCTATTAACTTCCTCCCCCCAGTAACATAAGAGGTTAATCCGCTATAATTTTTGGTCAACCCTCCCGTAGCAAAAACCACTCCCAATGGTGCGACACATCCTATCCGATTCTGATACAGCAGCGGCCAGAGCCTCTTCCTGACAGGCGTAGTAACAGTGTAAACGTCATGTCAGACCTGTGAAGCCTATCGAATGTTTCGACATACCATTATTGCACTTTGGCATAATCAAAATAACTAGCTTCAACTGCGCTATATTGCGTCCGTAGCTCAGGTATAAACTTAAAACGAACACAGTAATATTTATGGTTGCCAAGAAGCCGGTAAACTATCTCACTCTAAAAAAAACTTATTATCTTGACTAAAGGACTTGCCCACATCCAGTCAGTAAGATGCATTAAAATAATGGTCGATTAATCGGCGCGGACCACATAAGGTGAAACTTTTTCGTAAAACTGTCGGCTCATTTTGGCTTGATGACCACGACGCTCAGCCCGTGTTTTAACAATATCTCTAACGATTTTGACATCGAAATGTTTACTGCTTTGTTCTTTTATTTTTTTACGCATGGAAGTATTTTTGCCGCAGAAGCGTAAAATTTCTTCGTCACTGCTATTCAAACTAATACCAATTGGGTCAAACGCGATGAATTCAAGTAAGCTGACATTCAAACCACACGGCAAAAGATAATTATATCGGATAATATCCAGATTCATCCCCGAAGCTGTTTATAAACAGCCTTTTAATGCCGTGATTTTAGTGCAACCCTCTAAAAAGACAGGGCAGCCCCTACACAAGCAAAACCGGCGTAATTTAAGAACTTTTACTTAAATATTTCGTCGTGCCCTACGGCGATATCGCGGTCTTCCCCTCCCCAACGACTCAATGATAATTATCCCAATCACACCTAGCCTTAATGGCCATTAAATACCGGCTGTACTTTAAAACTATTTATTCACAATTGGTCAAACATAATATCGGAACTATATTTGTATCCGTGCTAATTTCCCCTCCTTCTAATCTCTCTAAGCTCTAAAAGTTGTTAAAAGTGTTTTTTTCCTTTACGATTCAATCATATCATATTTTACGCAAAGAATTAACTCTTTCCGGCGTAATTTTGGCATTACTTAAATAACAAATTAAGGGGGGTGCATCCAAAAATGGATAATAAGCAAAAACAAAAAAGAAAATTACGACGTGGACTAAGCAACCGCCATGTACAGCTCATTGCCATCGGTGGAGCTATCGGAGCAGGCCTCTTTATGGGGTCAGGAAAAACGATCAGCATCGCCGGTCCCTCAATTATATTTGTTTACGCCATCGTCGGTTTCTTTCTCTATTTTGTCATGCGTGCTATGGGGGAATTGTTGCTTTCCAATACGCAATACCGATCCTTTGCTGATTTCTCGGCCGATTTGTTGGGGCCTGGTGTTGGATTCTTAATTGGCTGGACTTATTGGTTATGTTGGATCGTGACCGGGACTGCAGAGATTATCGCCATCGTCACTTACGTACAGTTTTGGTGGCCCGATCTTAATCCATGGATTCCCATTTTCACCTGTATAAT
Protein-coding sequences here:
- a CDS encoding TerC family protein yields the protein MMGWIADPYAWVGLVTLIFLEIVLGIDNLVFIAILAEKLPSRLRDRARLVGLTLALVMRLFLLTIVGWVMSLDKAILSVASFAFSWHSLILISGGAFLLAKGTLELHERLEGTKHEKETGVIYAVFWQVIIQIVVLDAVFSLDSIITATGMITKDHAMVMYIAVVVAMGAMMWGSGIFMRFISRHPTIVILCLGFLMMIGFALIVEGFGFHIPKGYLYAAIGFSVLIEVFNQIGRRNREKLITTNDLRGRTADAVLRLLGGGKKDGNLGETVDVIAEQAAASELFRPEEKEMIRGVLDLADRPVRSIMSPRNEIEWLDVKGGDDEMRKELQKVKHSRLILAYEKVDEFVGVALTKDLLLNLAEGNRVNWQEAMREPLVVHENTSVLRLMERLRHSSIQLAVVVDEHGSFEGIATPTDILEAIAGDFPDGDEESVVAEQFEDGSLLVEGYADIRRLSGYLDRNLVDEADRYTTLAGFMLWHFGHLPNEGESFEAEGLCFKVTEIDRRNISKVLISPLILKEKD